atcatcttttctgttagtttttcattcatttggtttttctaatatgtttccactcagtcattgcaaaactgattttTGAGAAGCCATCCTACTTttacttttaaaaaaattatgttactcGATCAATTCAAGAGCTAGAAAAATGGCTTCTTCAGCAGAGGATAAATTTCCTGCATTAATtgcaaaaattttcaagttcgattaagaaagttagatttcagattttaatcCACCCTAATGACCATTCGCATCAAAAGATGAGCCAGTTGATTGTAACCAATTATTGTAAAGACACTAACTACTGAAAAAActcatattcaatagcaaacatATTTTCGTCTCGCGAATTCCCCGTTTTGGACCAATTTGGAAGGATTATGACGAACAATTCCGCATAGTAGAGTATGAATGATAATTGGCGAGTGAGTGGAACATTAGCATGAAACTGAGTGCAAGCAACGAATGTCTGAGACAATACCAAGCATTCTACAACGTAATCTAAGAGAGAACTAAATTTAACATGCAaccaaactactaggtgtgcagaTTTTGGACGACGTTGTCATTATATTATCAAATTGCTGTAAACGATGAGATTTGATTCTTAGATCGTTTCTCTTCCAAAAATTGCAGCGAGGTATTTGTTCCAGTATGGGCAATGTATGCCAAGTTTGGCATATTCAGAATAAGGAACatatccattttattgtatccctTCTGTGTATTGTAGCCTTTTTTAAAGACATCACCCATGATAATATTGGAGTGCATGCTTCTCCACTGAATAAGGATACAAACATGCCATGGGAACGTGACAGGTTTTATTCAATATGTTGTGCTAATACCCAACTAATAAAATGGGTTGGATTTTGTAGGACAGAATCAAACGCGATCATAAACCATATATTAGAattaaagtttgtgaaaagGGGTTCACAGAATTCCAAGAAATCGaaggaaaaaattgagtgacttCTAATTGATCGGTGGAGTCTGAAGATGCTAAATACTCCCCTCTAGATGCTGGTCAGAAATGCACCAGTTATTTCCTATACTTGAATTCAATAGACTTTAAACAAATAACAGCCGAACAGCACGACAAGACAATTCCACGAAAGCACTTTCGCTTTctcatatgtttttttttttgggaacttTTCACAATCATTAGCGAACGCCATGCTCAGATTTACTGCACCTGCTTTGCGTTGGCATTGTTTCGGCGATAAACAATGATAAACTACACACAACGGGCAGCATTAGCGATCTAAGGCTGCATGAATTTTCCGGCGAATGGCGAATAGTTTCGTTGGGCATGCCAAAAACAAAAAGTTGCAATTCACTGTGATGCAATAGCGGTAACGCCTCGTCAGACGGAACTCGGTGACTTGCAGTTTTCGAGTCGCCAGGTTGGAAAGCGTTCAGGCATAACCTGTCCAGTGCAAAAGGTTATCTTAATTCTGATTTACTATCATGATTTGCGTTGGTAACTTTATCGTCGTGTTAGATTTGTGTTGCGAAACAGGGGCGGTCATGAAAAGTGTCTTGATTTTATCTGATTGTGGATTGAGTTTACGGTCCAGATGCGAAATCTAAGGTAAAAATGCGCAGTATCAGTACAGAGTTCAGAAAGTTGGCATGTAATTAGATGATTCTCGTAAGTTACCAGTGATTTACAAGGACATCTCGTATTTTACGTAAGAAGGAATAGCCGTATGtaatcgcacgccattccggatactagaGAAACAATTCTGCCACTTCAGATAAAATTAACTGCAAAATTTTAACACTAATCAAACTCTTCTACTTCCACTCAACAGAACATATTTTGCCTGGCAAAGTTTGTCAAATCCTATGGCGTTGTGGAGCACCGCGTTGATCACTATAAATCTACCAACGGACATGAATACGATTATCAGTGAGTATGACCATTTCTTCCTATTATTTCACTGTAACTCgccatttttatttaatttttcgcaGTTACCGTGACAGAGCAGCGCCTCGATTTGATAAGAACAAGCTGAACTACCCGCACCAtcatcaacagcagcagcagcagcagcaactgtTGCAGCAATCATTGTTGACGAAGGAAAAACGACCCTTCAAGTTTCCGTACGGCAACAAGTACTTTGCCACTGGCTTTGAACAGATCCTTACACACCCGAAGTACCCGGCGGCCATTGCACCGACCTATTCCTCAACTAGTTTCAAGCAACAGAACTCAATTCCCGTATACGAAAGTCACGAGAAAATTATTCGCTCCTTCACGAATGCGGACGAGAGCGACTACGATGAGATTTTGGATAAACGAAGGTCTGGCATCAATTCGTTGACCAAAAACACGCTCTACAGTACGACCAATTATCATCGGGTGCCACAACCACACCGATACAACAGTTACGACGCTTTGTCGGAATCCGAATCGGAATCGGAAGAAGCTCCAATCGCTCCAACTAAATCCTCATTCGCTAGTCATTCACCGTTGCCAGGTGgactcaaatttccagcaagtttCCACTACATTCCCAGCGGGTACACGTACTTCAACACTCACACGATTCCTCAATCGGAGCATCATTCCCAAGCTCTGTACGTCGACCCATCCGAAACTCCGACTACGACTCGCCGGCCATACATCGCACCATCGCTGACCTCAACGACTTCGTCTCCCAAATTCAACTTACCCCGACGACCGACTAAACCGTCACTTCTTCGGCGTCCTTATCTGGCACCGGCACTGACGACTACGAAGCGACCCTACGTGGCTCCCCAGGTAACACGGACCACTCCGGCGGTTCCAGTTCCAGAGCGAAGTACAAAAAGGCCCACGACCGATCGGTCACAGAATTCGATCTACAACGGAGCCAGTCGGTTCCGGTACACGACCAGCCGAACGACGACGTCCACCAGCGCAAAGACGAAACCGAGCGACCTGTACGAACCCGAGTTCGATATCGATATTCGGATCGATCTGTCACCGGACTCACCCTAAACCCGGAGTGGGCAGGTGTTGGACCCTCCGACGTTAGCGAAAATTTTATTAACTTAATTCAATTTATGACGAAAAATTAAACGAAGAAATATTGAAACAGCCTTTCGAAGGAAATGGATGAGAAAGAAACGACCGGCCGGCACGGATCAGTGCGAATCGACCTTGAACTATAATAGCTATATTAAATTACACCATCGTCATCAACGAAAATGAGTCCGATGCGACAGCCGGAAGGTTAATTTCCGCCAGTTGAAAGGCTACGTTATGTATAAGCTTTTCCCGCATTTATCACACTTCGAAATGATGGGCATCGTATTTAATAAACCTTTCTTCAGGACAGAGTCGAGAAAAAGTTAACCGAAAGTTTAGTAAGTCTAAAGAAAGGGAGGATTTCATTTGGCTCTTGTCATTAAACTGAATATGTCTCATTTTACAATGTgcgccttaaaaaaattacatatagGAAAGTTATAAGTTTTCCATAccattgaaaatgttatcagcaatttatgattaaattatgCGAAATATAAGATATTTAGTGGAACTGACACATTTTATACGAACGTATTGTGCATCGTTTGCACCGTAAAAGTAGAAATTCTTCTCAATAATATCCAACAGTAGAAGGTTCGAATTCCAGAAAAAAATGCTATCAAGcatggataaaaaaaaattggtcctTTCTTTGAATTTATACTTTGTTCCATTAGCAGTAAGCGAATCTGCAACAAAATAATCGATACAagtaattatatgtttgtactcGTCCGCCCCGCCGTTTTGATTGTAAACGTGTAATGATCCGAACATTTAAATAAAGTCAGCATTTTAAGAATTCGTCACACTTCGGAATTATGGGAACCGTATTTGAATACCTTTTCAGGATTGAAAAGTCATCAGCGCAGATACTAATAGTTGAGAAAAAGACAACCGAAAATATAGACTCAAGAAGCGAGGATttatcaatatttaaaaaaatataagagAAAGTGTAACTTATTAAACAAGGAAGAAACTAAAAATCAATGCTTTTTTATGATTTCATACTTTCTTTCATTCAAGTAAACTAATCTGCAACATAATAATCGATAGAAGTAATTGTATTTTTGGTCTCGTCGGCCTCGCCATTTTGACGGCAAACTTGTGATgatacaaatatttaaaaagagCACAAATTTATCACTTTTCGGAATGATGGTAACCGTCTTTGATAAACTTTTCAggtttgaaaaaatcatcagGGTAGAAACTGATAGTTGAGAAAAAGCTAACCGAAAATatacacccttattctgaataacgacgtatcgatttttcgatcgtatttcattcgtatttctaataacgctatcaaaatcaaaggtagaccgaaccatattcgatcgaaaaaccaatacgtcgttatttagAATAAGGGCGATAGACATATGAAAGAATGACTTAATTTggcttttgacgtgaatacgtctcatGTTACCATAATAGCCCTTGAAACAATGCAAGTGGCATATATTCTCAATAACATCCAACAGCTAAAGTTTCGAGTTTCAGAAAAATGCTCTCGATCTTGTTTACTAATCATGAAAGAACATACAGTAATCCTTCCTTCGAATTCATTTTTTCATCCCTTTTACAGTAAGCGAATCTGCAATATAATAATCGATTCAAGTAATTGTATTTTCGTTTCGTCAGCCCGCCTCGTTTGACTGTAAACgtgtaatgatacaaatatTTAAAGAGACCCAGTTTCTCACAAAATGTATCATTATTCGAAATTATGGGAATCGTACTTGATAAACTTTTCAGgattaaaaaaatcatcagaACAGACACTGATAGTTGAGTAAAAGTTAATCGAAAAAATAGGCTTGAAAGTGAGGTTTTAATTCGGTTGTCCATATAAAAACAGCTCATTTCACTGagcgcatttaaaaaaaatccaagtgggaaagtaataagtttttgatctcgAATGTCTCGATCAATACTAAACGAATCAACAAAATTCTTTTTACATACTATTGAGTGGAACAGACGCATTTTATGCGAAAGTATTGCGTATCGTTTACACTTATTTTCAATAATACCCAACTGCAGATACTTCGAATTCCAGAATTCGATCCTTTTGTTTGAATTCATACTTTGTTCTTTTTCCAGTAAACGAATCTACAacaaaataattataattttgatCTCGTTAGCCCCACCGTTTTAATTGTAAACGTGTAATGATACGAATATTTAAAGATagccattttttttacaaatttatcaTTCTACGGAATGATGGGAACCGTGTTTGatcaactttttacggtttgaaaaaatcatcagaGTACTGCTAGTTGAGAATAATTTAATCGAaaatatagaaaggtaatatatTAAAGAAAGGCAAATACTAAATGGATCAACAACATTCTTTCTCCATACGATTACATTTCCAAGcaatttattgataaattttcactCTTCGGAATGATAGAAACCGTACTTGATGAACCTTCCAGGATTGAAAGAATCATCAGAGCTGACACTAAAAGTTTAGAAAAAGTTAACCAAATATATAGACTTTAGAAAGGACGATTCTATTTGGCCTTTGCCGTGAATACGTCTCATGTTACCCTAAGCGCTTTTTAAAAAACCATACTTATACTGCGCAAATCAACAACATTAATCagcaatttgtaaaaaaaatttccgaagcTTAAAATGTAACTAATGCATTTTATACGAAAGTATTCCTCATCGTTTGCACCGACAAAGTGACAATTATTCTCAATAATACCCAAGAGTAGAGACTTCAAATTCCAATATTACACCTAGGTgttatatcaaagaaatgttttacaaaaagcattaactttatgtctgctaTTCATGTTTTCTTCCGTTTTGAATCAGCAAAAACATAATCGAATCGAGTGAATCTATTTGTTGTCTCGTCCGCCCCGCCGTTTTGACACACATTTGATACGAACAATCTCCGGAATTATGGGAACAGCAAATGATAActtttcagttttgaaaaaatcatcgcAACAGACTCTGATAGTTGGGAAAAAGTTAACCGAAAATATAGAAAGGATGATTtaatttgacttttgacttgaatgcgtcgcattttactataatcgtttaaaaaaataatgaggGAAAGTTATACTACGTTCGTTTTCCATACCATTGGAAATataatcagcaatttatgattaaattttccggAGTATAAGATATTCAGTGGAACTAACGCATTTTATGCGAAAGTATTGTGCATCGTTTGAACTAAAGTGACAATTATTCCCAAAAATATACGACAACAGAAGCTTCGGATTCGAGCAAAATGCTCTCGATCTTGTTTATCAATTTTCATACTGTCTTTTAtcttacagagagcgaatctgtATTTTAGATCTCATCAGCCCCGCCGTTTTGACTGTAAACGTGCAATGATACAAATATTTAAATAGAGTCTTTTCATTCTCCCACTTGTTTTGTTGCCTCACGTTCGTCAGACGCCGGCCAATTGCGCCAAACAACAATCAATTATGTTCGTCAATTTTTTGCAGCAGAAGCTTCgcattcagttttcggtatccGACAATGCATCCAGCGACAACAGCCAGGATGATGAGAGCCAGTGGAATCATTCAAAAGATGAATTCAATTCGTTATGTACTTCAGTATAGGTACATTTCTGGAAATTTGAAAGTGAAGGCTTACATAATCGagacagttttattcgtatgctCGTCATCCAgctatatctctgacattacccgtcCACCTTTCTCAGATAAACCAAATCAACCGTTGTTGCGGAACAAATACGCATTCGTTAGCATGAGTGGGGTTCTACATATGTTTGTGTGGTTTGTTTGATCTACTTTTTAGTGTAAGGGACTTGGATCCAGAATCCAATTGCATGTTTTTGAGGTATCAACTGTTCGAACGATGTTGAACATATAACTCTCTCGGCAGCCGACTGCCCAGcagatgaaattattgaaaactaGAAACCCTGGCAACCGATTATTTGGAATAATATGGTAGATTGTTTCCTGACATTGCGTGACAATTTATTATGATGTGGGGAGTAAAGATCTTTTATGGCATAGTTCCAATAGTCAATAGTTTGAAGCTCTGCTGTTTCGAATCTTTGTCTTCTATAGAATAATGGTACAGACAAGCCCTGACGTACGATGGCACTGAATCTATCTCACGTGAATTATGAGAGGAATTATTCCTCAACAAATTTACATTCCGGcatcgaacaatttttttagtcATTCATGAAATTCATGGAAAAGACAAGCGGTGGATCGTCGggtaaatttattgattttccttGACAACGAACGGTAATCCGCTAAACGTTACCACTGTTCGTTTATTCTACCGTAAACTTTGTTGCTGAATTATGCGATAGGGGGGGTGGGTGGAGTTTCCAGCGAATTCCGATTcactggtggtggtggtggtggtggattGCCATTGTGTTATCGGGCCTGGACTATGCATAGGAGCTTGAAATTATTCTCTTCGGATCGACCGGTGCGATATACGAGACCCGAAACCCGAAACCCGAAACGGAACAGCTTCCAAAGGTCACCACATGAAACTAACAATGACAGTTTATCTCTTTCCGCTCTTGCATATGTTATTTCATGAATTTGATACTCGTTATTTAGGGCCTGGTGCAGATCGATATCAAAATGATATACTTGTGAAATGCTGGAACGAAAAGATATTCTACGGGGACTTGTTTGATTTATTAACGACATTTGGGGTGTAGTTGCTCgtaaaatttagtttcagttcAGAGTTTTTAAAGTTATTTTTCTCCCCCAACAATATCAAAACCTTTCTGAATCAACCTTCGTAAAACCCCctggaatgaagaaaaaaaaccaaaGCCTCTCGACATCAGCAAACACGCTCTCGAATACAGAAAGAAAAACTCCCGCTTCGACACAGAACGACCGTCAACTATTATTCGCTGCCATTCCGGTCAGTGGATTTATGAATGGCACATAAAAATTTGCGAACAAAGTTGTAACCCCTGTATGACGGCAATGCTAGAGCATAACTTTTCGAAACGTGAGCTTCGGGCATGAGCACGGGCACGAGTGGTCGCTCGATGCGAATGTAAAAGTTTTTATGTTTAGTAGGGAATGTCGATAAAACTGTGCCATGTGAATACGAATGGGAATTGTTATAAAACATACGCACAGGCTGACAAAGAACATAATAATTCGTACTGTTTCTTGTGACTCAAATTGAACTCGAAACATAGAAAACCATTCAAATTCGAAGTGAAAGGGCGGTTTGGTCATATTTCAAAATCGACAAGACGTTGCACTGATCGTGGACAAATTTCAGACGATGTTTTGATTCGAtagtcatttgcctatctgtgcgtacagtaaacaatgCCGGCGTGAATCGTTGCTTACACcagctttttttattttcacgctGTAATAATGTTTTAACGTACAAAAGAATCTTCGGCAGCTGAGATTCGTCGAAAGTTATACCTAGTTTATGGCATAATTATAATGAACGGAGGAAATATAGTCGTGCAATGTGCTTGAACATATGTTCAAAACGAAGAGCGTAAAGCCCAGTAAACAAACCGGAACCAAGCAACAAAAAATCAAGCTGGCCGATGAGACCTCGTTTAGTCGTCAATTTTCAAGACTTATCGTCGAATCGAAGACCGAAGATGACGTCGAAAGAAGAGCAAAtgcgaaaagcaattgtgtaaggttgcaatgaaaatccggatctgttagcaagaaaacttgaaaaaaatgcttggttttcctgcaagcactgttcttacacgtttgacaacagccaAAAGGACTaggagcggaacaaaaaccgatcTCAAAAACCACCAGAAGGACGCATTTCAGAATTAAGAAAAAGATCAAGtttccaaaaaaattatttggttAGGCAGGCAATATTCAACTGTGGTCTTgcaagccaaagcttcatcaATACCGATGAATGAACAATACACAATgaaatactaccttgatcaaaaaggttCCCGGAATTTATGCAGAATATTAAATGGTCATCAGaggtatggccatcagagccatctgcgatttttccataatctccaTTAGCGGTTTTTTGAGTCGACTGAGTAGGAAAAAGTCTCAGGGAGCCAGAAAAAGGGTAAATTTGGTGGATGCtaaatggtattcgtttcgatTTTCAGCCAAATGTTCACAAATCTGAACTTTTTCGGCGAATTGTTTCACGAAAACGTCCCATAACGCCCCAACAATAGTCCTTGTATGGCCTTGTGGAAGGAGTTCATGATACACAGCACCtttgtaatcaatgaaaactgtgagcaACGCCTTCTTTTTCAACTGAAATCGTCATTCGGTGTACGCCATTCACTCGCTTGATGTCTGGATTGCGTGTCATACTCGTAAATCCACGTCTCGTCTCCAGTAATAATCCGTTCGATGAATGTTGAGTCAGATTCGGCCTTGAAAATCATGTCTTCTGCGACGTCAACGCGGTCTCTTTGAAagtgaatttgaaataaattgcaGGTCTTTCGGCACCAGCTTTGCAGCGACACGTCTAAGGCCCAAATCCCGAACCAAAATGTCTTGAACAGATCCAAGAGCAATGTCCTCTGCCATCTCTCTAATAGTCAATTTGCGGTCTACGGTCATCCGttctttgattttgttgatgttcTCGTCGTTTTCCGATGTCGATGGCCTACCGTTTCTCTCATCtctcattcacagactcacggccacttctgaaacacttgtgccactgataaacgactgttttctttAGAGTATCGTTGCCGGAACACTCTCCCAAtatttgcaatgtcgtcgcactATTGAACTCGTTGTTacgaattcaattccattttaaaaatcgttcaaaatccAGGACACGCACAATCGGAGATGTACTGTATACAGCGTAAATTTTATCCAGGTAttaagctgaaaatttgatagaatatcaatgacggATGCGACAACGCCACACGaaatgaatacgacttactttattatgaggcgccttttcaaaatttaccctctgagagaatgagaagtttttgatcgtgaaaatcttttgttgtatctaacgtatcaacataatttttgctacatgctatcGGATATATGACCATCAATTTGTGATATCATTTtctgttgtatgacataatcacgaataattcaaaattagttttctgAAATTTGTTAATTATGTATTATCTTAAGGTATTAACGAGCATCTAAGAAAAAAGCTCATGACGTCTTTCTCAtacctgggtaggtataaaaggttaacacttgatatatttgcAGTTGCAGCTtgcagttgactgagcaggaagtaaagcaagtgcatcattccggttggtcCAGAGGTTCTAATTCTAGTatcaaaaattcagttcagtattgaatcaatggtgggacgttcgcagagccagaTCGATTGCgttatcctgctgctggtcgtcagcattggagcaaaatacaacgaaaagttgaCAACGGTGGGGGACATCATGCAAAACCAGTCCttttaatggctccaaatgttattcaAAGCACTCTAcgaattgcttctttgcaaatcggaaaaACATAAGTTTTgtacaaatctagaataatttacttttcgcagtgcaaaattcgcaccaaacgagtgcgaataaagccagcatttgaccgcttcgcattcgagaaaaatgctccgaacagtgttcaatatcgtagagaattcagaatggcccttctgaatgccagaaattaatcccgtgcagcattttaatattttcttccactgaaatatgcaaatccaatataaaataatcgacaccaACATTACGAAATGGAGTCCATGTTGAACCGGAAGAGGTGAATCCACCTAACTGCCCGTAGTTACGGCCTGTTGAGCGGTACTCGGCTCTcgtgaagaatagaagaatatccGAAATCTTGAACTAAATAAGCTAAATTGAATGCAAAGAAGTTTGCACAGACCCTAACGGCTAGAGTAAACTCATAAGTTCGCAAtttcttcatgcagcctaaTTAAGTAACAGTAATTAGTTTaaagatgactaataatgcacaattaaattaataaaaaatgcatcttggattgagctactagcaaatttgttttattccaaatttaatctgtTCAAATTTTGTCCCGAacaagccttgaatcaatttatttttcatcgatatgtgacaatggatgaaacatgaaaCTATTCATTCCGTAATCAAAACGATCTttatttgagttgattgcaccCGGTGAACCATGTCCGAGAACGGACAGAAAGACTTTAGTATTTTAGGATGCACATGGTATAatcttcatctattatcttgagaaAGAAAAACAAGATCAATAGCACATACTGCGTAGCATTGTTAGATCGTTTGAATgcgaaaatcaatgaaaaatgacttaatgggccgtatgaataaaatgtagtaaagtctgttgtttgtagtatcttctcaaaaacaaagtccacagaacAAAACgcgtttggtatgaataaaaaaaacaagttcgaacatgtagttgaTGCTACCTTCGAATTTGAGCATTTATTGTATTCCGTATCGATTCGGAGCCGAAAAAGCTGGAACAAGTATGCACAAAgtaagaaacgtacttactgctgcaaaaatgccactttatttaatttttcaacttcactttatcagccaacacacgagtagcaacctctggagttacctaccgaaaaattgtagtaaatgtAAAGTatctgcttttgacaggaacgtgatccactagcatttactaccgaaattcaagcatcctACGTTTTAAAGTCGATGgctaaattgaataaaaacacgcttcgaattgcttccacCTTATATTTCAGATCtgacccccagtgactactgactgatctgaaaaaaaaatgctcgcaggtaagaaattcaactcaaataAAGATGCAATTGTTGAATTTGCGGCCTATTTTGAAGAGAAAGACAAGTCCATCTGCTAGCACGGTATCGAGAAGTTAGAATAATTTTATTGCTCTTGAAGGAgattacattgatgaataaaatcgatttttgccaaaaatcgagTTGTTTTCTTAGTTACACGACTTATTGTTTGTACAGTAATGTCGGTTTATAATGATGCTCAATAATTGTTACAATTTTGGAAGTAATGAGCTGAAAAGTCCCAGGTCTAacatataggtggagctagttttattgcagtcgcattttttcagttaatactaacctttaaaagacagctgttaaaatttcataatattcTATTCGTTAGTTTGTGagctattgtgctaagagttacGCTACTTTTGCTGTTTTCAGaataatggatcaaaaacaatttcgtgtttttttattttacactgcttcttgatgggaaaaaataccattcaaccgaagcaatggcttgaaaagtatttttggagactccgctccatcagaaactaCAATAGAACGTTGGTTTTGCTgatttcaaacgtggtcgtaaagacaccgatgatgcagaacgcagtggatgtccaaatgaggcggtaatgatcgaaaagtgaagttgcgggagttagctgacatcgtaaaaatatcaaaagaactagcagaaagctctgttcaaagtgggtgccgcgtttgctcactgttgaccaaaaacgagaatgtgttgatgattctgagcagtgtttggccatgtttaaacgtaacaaagcggaatttttgcgtcgatatgtgacaatggatgaaacatggattcatcacttcactccggaatcaacacgatcgtcatctgagtggacagcaacgactggaaaggttatggtctcggtattttgagatgtgcgtggtgtaatatttatcgactatcgtgACAAAGGAGATACCATTACCAGCGAATATTATATAACGTTTTTGGAACGTTTGAAGgttgaaattgcaaaaaaacgaccgcatacggcaaagaaaaaaatgtgtttcatcaaaacaacgcaccgtgtcacaagtcaatcaaaacaatagtgcaactacatgaattgaacttcgaactaCTCCCACATCCACTGTATtccccagatttggctcccagtgactaccCAGGCTGTTCGCAGACGTGaacaaaatgctcgccggtaaaaaACTTCGCACGAATGGAgaagttatcgctgaaactgaggcctattttgaagcaaaagatGAATCGCTCTACGAAAGTGGTATTGACATGTTAGAATGGTGttagaatgattgcgttgctcttgatggagattacgttggtgaataaagttaattttgaaccaaaggaatcatgttctctttgttagaccctggacttttcagtccatgtgttaGTCAATATAGTATTTGGCCTGTCAAGAAACTTACCATATTAGTCGATGAATGTTACTCCATTAATCATTCGAGTT
This genomic window from Malaya genurostris strain Urasoe2022 chromosome 1, Malgen_1.1, whole genome shotgun sequence contains:
- the LOC131431110 gene encoding uncharacterized protein LOC131431110 encodes the protein MRALVLLLINIFCLAKFVKSYGVVEHRVDHYKSTNGHEYDYHYRDRAAPRFDKNKLNYPHHHQQQQQQQQLLQQSLLTKEKRPFKFPYGNKYFATGFEQILTHPKYPAAIAPTYSSTSFKQQNSIPVYESHEKIIRSFTNADESDYDEILDKRRSGINSLTKNTLYSTTNYHRVPQPHRYNSYDALSESESESEEAPIAPTKSSFASHSPLPGGLKFPASFHYIPSGYTYFNTHTIPQSEHHSQALYVDPSETPTTTRRPYIAPSLTSTTSSPKFNLPRRPTKPSLLRRPYLAPALTTTKRPYVAPQVTRTTPAVPVPERSTKRPTTDRSQNSIYNGASRFRYTTSRTTTSTSAKTKPSDLYEPEFDIDIRIDLSPDSP